A genomic segment from Nicotiana sylvestris chromosome 1, ASM39365v2, whole genome shotgun sequence encodes:
- the LOC104245837 gene encoding serine/threonine-protein kinase PEPKR2 → MRKKRKGCEILCPNKQQREIWDSTSTHDSMISNLKKTHFSLEECSRRLKKRCKEDDAVGLGSCSRTSIRLAAATAPAPGGSSSISLCTRGLKRKIGCIDAATQMGRKNKIEDDYVMGEALGKGKFGSVFMCRSKLTGVEFACKTLPKGEETVHREVEIMQHLSGHPGVVTLQSVYEDGESFHLVMELCSGGRLIDRMTKEGRFSEHKAANIFKDLMMVIQYCHDMGVVHRDIKPENILLTASGKIKLADFGLAMRIANGQSLSGLAGSPAYVAPEVLIGDYGKKTDIWSAGVLLHALLVGILPFQGGSLDALFEAIKSMTLDFHSDKWQSVSKPARDLLERILTRDVAARITAEEVLSHPWMLFYTERTLKPVSVRLKPKHFSGTPSQIPTATSRLESDGKKRCSKFNTGETKVLRCENLNRESGEFEESDDSGLVDVLAAAILHCRISEPKRSRLCVTSSPIREQCSSNLKSSLCKAF, encoded by the exons ATGAGGAAGAAGAGAAAAGGATGTGAAATTCTGTGCCCTAATAAACAACAGAGAGAAATATGGGATTCGACTTCAACCCATGATTCGATGATATCGAATTTGAAAAAAACCCATTTTTCATTAGAGGAATGTTCTAGAAGGTTGAAAAAGAGGTGTAAGGAAGATGATGCTGTTGGCCTAGGATCTTGTAGTAGAACTAGTATTAGGCTTGCTGCTGCAACTGCGCCGGCGCCAGGTGGcagttcgtcgattagtttgtGTACACGAggtttaaaaagaaaaataggatgCATAGATGCAGCCACACAAATGGGTAGGAAGAATAAGATTGAAGATGATTATGTAATGGGGGAAGCATTAGGGAAAGGTAAATTTGGGTCAGTTTTTATGTGTAGGAGTAAGTTGACCGGGGTTGAATTCGCCTGCAAGACGTTGCCTAAAGGCGAAGAGACGGTTCATAGGGAAGTGGAGATAATGCAGCACTTATCGGGGCACCCGGGTGTGGTGACATTGCAGTCTGTCTATGAGGATGGGGAAAGTTTTCATTTGGTGATGGAGTTGTGCTCCGGTGGGAGGTTGATTGACCGGATGACAAAGGAAGGTAGGTTTTCGGAGCATAAGGCTGCTAATATATTTAAGGATTTGATGATGGTGATACAGTATTGTCATGATATGGGAGTTGTACATAGGGATATTAAGCCTGAGAATATCCTTTTAACTGCTTCTGGGAAGATAAAGCTTGCAGATTTCGGCTTGGCTATGAGGATTGCCAATG GTCAGAGTTTAAGTGGTTTGGCTGGAAGTCCTGCTTATGTGGCCCCTGAAGTTCTCATAGGGGATTACGGGAAAAAGACAGATATTTGGAGTGCTGGTGTTCTTTTACATGCTCTACTAGTTGGCATTCTTCCGTTTCAGGGGGGCTCTTTGGATGCCCTTTTTGAGGCAATTAAAAGCATGACACTTGATTTTCACTCAGATAAATGGCAATCTGTGTCTAAACCTGCACGAGATCTTCTTGAGCGGATTCTCACAAGGGATGTTGCTGCAAGGATAACTGCAGAAGAAGTATTAA GTCATCCGTGGATGCTGTTCTACACCGAGCGAACTTTGAAGCCAGTGTCTGTCAGGTTGAAGCCAAAGCATTTCTCTGGTACCCCAAGCCAAATACCAACAGCTACGTCTAGACTAGAATCAGATGGAAAGAAGAGATGCAGTAAATTTAACACTGGCGAAACCAAAGTTTTAAGGTGTGAAAATTTGAATAGAGAGTCTGGAGAATTTGAAGAATCGGACGACTCAGGCTTAGTTGATGTGCTTGCAGCAGCGATACTGCATTGCAGGATATCTGAACCAAAAAGGAGCAGATTGTGTGTTACAAGTAGTCCAATAAGGGAACAATGTTCTTCTAACTTGAAGTCCAGCCTATGCAAGGCTTTCTGA